In Antarcticibacterium arcticum, the genomic stretch TATTGGCTATCTATGTTAAAAGATGCAGAGTATATAAGTCATGAAGATATTGAAAGACTGCATCCCTTGGCAGATGAGCTTTCCCGAATTCTTTTTTCCATCTTAAAATCTACAAGATTAAAAAAGATCTAATTATTGATAATTGATTATTGTTAACTGAAATGTCTGGCATTTACATCCACATCCCCTTTTGCAAAGAGGCCTGTCATTACTGTGATTTTCATTTTTCGACTTCGGTAAAGAAGAAAAGGGAATTGGTAGAGATGCTTTGTAAGGAAATATTTCTGCGGAAGGAGGAATTGCCGGCCGGGGAGTTGCAAACTATATATTTTGGAGGAGGAACGCCTTCTTTGCTTTCTTCAGGAGAAATGAAAATGATATTTGACACTATTTATTCCAATTTCACTCTTGCCGAAGAGGCAGAAATTACTCTTGAAGCCAATCCTGATGATCTTTCGCGAGAGAAGCTGGAAATGCTAATGGCGGCAGGAATAAACCGGCTTAGCATAGGAGTACAATCTTTTTTTGAGGAAGACCTTCAGTTGATGAACCGGGCACACAACGAGGTAGAGGCCCTGCAAAGCATTCAATTGGCTAGGGAATATTTTGACAATATTTCTATTGATCTTATTTATGGAATTCCCGGGATGGGGGAAGAAAGGTGGAAAAAGAACATCCGGATTGCCCTTGACCTGGGGTTGCCTCATTTTTCCTGTTATGCCCTTACGGTAG encodes the following:
- the hemW gene encoding radical SAM family heme chaperone HemW is translated as MSGIYIHIPFCKEACHYCDFHFSTSVKKKRELVEMLCKEIFLRKEELPAGELQTIYFGGGTPSLLSSGEMKMIFDTIYSNFTLAEEAEITLEANPDDLSREKLEMLMAAGINRLSIGVQSFFEEDLQLMNRAHNEVEALQSIQLAREYFDNISIDLIYGIPGMGEERWKKNIRIALDLGLPHFSCYALTVEPKTVLKKFIDKGIIKPVDDDASRLHFEILTRTLKDAGYIHYEFSNFGKPGYFSRNNTAYWMGKPYLGIGPSAHSFNGNKRKWNVSNNSLYIKSLEKGEIPSQEEVLSITDRYNEYVMTRLRTMWGISLKEVNERFGDQFFNYLLEQAKPLLTGNLLKLENEHYHVTEKGKFLSDGIAADLFLVNLEE